The following proteins are encoded in a genomic region of Stutzerimonas balearica DSM 6083:
- the fdxA gene encoding ferredoxin FdxA: protein MTFVVTDNCIKCKYTDCVEVCPVDCFYEGPNFLVIHPDECIDCALCEPECPAQAIFSEDEVPEDQQEFIELNADLAEVWPNITEKKDALADAEEWDGVKDKLQYLER from the coding sequence ATGACCTTCGTCGTCACCGACAACTGTATCAAATGCAAATACACCGATTGCGTGGAAGTCTGTCCGGTGGACTGCTTCTACGAAGGCCCGAACTTTCTGGTCATTCACCCGGACGAGTGCATCGACTGCGCACTCTGCGAGCCGGAGTGCCCTGCCCAGGCGATCTTCTCGGAAGACGAGGTGCCGGAGGACCAGCAGGAATTCATCGAGCTGAACGCGGACCTCGCGGAAGTCTGGCCGAACATCACCGAGAAGAAGGATGCGCTGGCCGACGCCGAAGAGTGGGACGGTGTGAAGGACAAGCTGCAGTACCTGGAGCGCTGA
- a CDS encoding DUF2334 domain-containing protein has protein sequence MAERAVMMVLHDVAPETWPDYRGFVERVDALGNVPMTWLVVPDFHGRNALERHPQFCAMLEGRLARGDELVLHGCYHADDGPAPRTPREWFMRRVYTHEGEFYALDSGEARRRLAHGIGLFERHGWPLHGFVAPAWLMSEGTRAALRETGLSYTSDPQHFYQLPDFTPIRAPGLVWSARSSWRRGVSWAVSERQLQASRAAPLIRLGLHPVDMRHAFSRDYWLKVLERLLREGREPMTKIDWLRRHRPASAAA, from the coding sequence ATGGCTGAGCGCGCCGTGATGATGGTGTTGCACGACGTGGCACCTGAAACCTGGCCCGACTACCGTGGCTTCGTCGAAAGGGTCGATGCCCTGGGCAATGTGCCGATGACCTGGCTGGTGGTGCCGGATTTCCACGGTCGCAACGCGCTCGAACGTCACCCGCAGTTCTGCGCGATGCTCGAAGGGCGCCTGGCCCGGGGCGATGAACTGGTGCTGCACGGCTGCTATCACGCCGATGACGGGCCAGCGCCGCGAACGCCACGGGAGTGGTTCATGCGCCGGGTCTACACCCACGAAGGCGAGTTCTATGCACTCGACAGCGGCGAGGCGCGCCGTCGGCTGGCGCATGGCATCGGCTTGTTCGAGCGCCACGGGTGGCCGCTGCACGGGTTTGTCGCGCCGGCCTGGCTGATGAGCGAGGGTACCCGTGCTGCGCTGCGCGAGACCGGACTCAGCTATACCAGCGATCCGCAGCATTTCTACCAACTGCCCGACTTCACGCCGATTCGCGCGCCGGGTCTGGTCTGGAGCGCGCGCAGCAGCTGGCGTCGCGGCGTCTCCTGGGCCGTGTCGGAACGCCAGCTACAGGCCAGTCGGGCGGCGCCGCTGATACGGCTGGGGTTGCATCCGGTCGACATGCGCCACGCGTTTTCCCGGGACTATTGGCTGAAGGTGCTGGAGCGGCTGCTGCGCGAGGGCCGTGAGCCAATGACCAAGATCGACTGGCTGCGGCGACATCGGCCGGCGAGCGCCGCTGCATGA
- a CDS encoding glycosyltransferase family 4 protein: protein MHIADMTMFYAPASGGVRTYLEAKHRRLQLYSGVRHSILVPGGAYRHSGGIYEVPAPPLPFGKGYRFPVRRAPWCNLLRSLHPDLIEVGDPYMTAWAALEAGRRLDVPVIGFYHSDLPLLVSNRIGNWLGTNLNGYVTRLYGSFDRVLAPSQVMAEKLLALGVDNVFVQPLGVDLETFRPQRRDPQLRRELGLPEDTRLMIFAGRGSREKNLPILLETARQLGKPYHLLLVGSSMPHRVPDNVTVIDRFCPAAEVARLMASSDVLLHAGNQETFGLVVLEAMASGIPVVAARAGALPELVPFHAGRLCRPLDARAMAQAVQELFEDRPTLLGAQARQHVELHHAWDAVVAGLLAHYHAVLGTVELPVAVHG from the coding sequence TTGCATATCGCTGATATGACCATGTTCTATGCGCCGGCCAGCGGCGGCGTGCGCACCTATCTCGAGGCCAAGCATCGTCGGTTGCAGCTCTATTCGGGCGTTCGCCACAGCATTCTCGTACCCGGCGGCGCCTATCGGCATAGCGGCGGCATCTATGAAGTGCCCGCGCCGCCCTTGCCATTCGGCAAGGGCTACCGCTTTCCGGTCCGCCGCGCGCCCTGGTGCAATCTGCTGCGCTCGCTGCATCCGGACCTGATCGAGGTCGGCGATCCCTACATGACCGCCTGGGCTGCGCTGGAGGCCGGGCGACGCCTGGACGTTCCGGTGATCGGCTTCTATCACTCGGACCTGCCGCTACTGGTGAGCAATCGCATCGGCAACTGGCTGGGCACCAACCTCAATGGCTATGTGACGCGTCTTTATGGCAGCTTCGATCGGGTCCTGGCCCCGAGCCAGGTGATGGCCGAAAAGCTGCTCGCGCTCGGCGTCGACAATGTGTTCGTGCAGCCGCTGGGCGTGGACCTGGAAACCTTTCGCCCGCAGCGGCGAGATCCGCAGCTGCGCCGTGAGCTCGGCCTGCCCGAGGACACCCGGTTGATGATCTTCGCCGGCCGTGGCTCGCGCGAAAAGAACCTGCCGATTCTGCTGGAGACGGCACGTCAGCTCGGCAAGCCCTATCACCTGTTGCTGGTGGGCTCGAGCATGCCGCACCGGGTACCGGACAACGTCACGGTGATCGATCGCTTCTGTCCCGCTGCGGAGGTGGCGCGCCTGATGGCCAGCAGCGATGTGCTGCTGCACGCGGGCAACCAGGAAACCTTCGGGTTGGTGGTGCTGGAGGCCATGGCCAGCGGCATCCCCGTCGTCGCGGCGCGTGCCGGCGCGTTGCCGGAACTCGTGCCGTTTCACGCCGGGCGCCTGTGCCGGCCGCTGGATGCCCGGGCCATGGCGCAGGCGGTGCAGGAGCTGTTCGAGGATCGCCCGACATTGCTTGGCGCCCAGGCGCGTCAGCATGTCGAGCTGCATCATGCCTGGGATGCCGTGGTGGCTGGGCTGCTTGCCCATTACCACGCGGTGCTGGGCACGGTCGAGCTGCCGGTGGCCGTCCATGGCTGA
- a CDS encoding YihY/virulence factor BrkB family protein, whose protein sequence is MPIFDTRGIGATTLLKKTFKEFSSDDMSTYASALAYRALFSLFPFLLFLLALLGFLNLSDFFDWIRQQAALALPPMAMEQVNPVIDQLQRQQGGLLSFGILAALWTASVGFRSLMNAMNRAYDVREGRPTWKLMLLSVLYTVGSAVLLLACAMLMVLGPQVMGWLADLVGLRDVVVVLWAWLRWPVVIFLMMLLVAVLYYVTPDVEQKFRFITPGSVLAVVVWVAASLAFGIYVQNFADYNATYGSIGAIIVLLLFFYISAAVLLLGAELNAVIEHHSVDGKDKGDKEIEP, encoded by the coding sequence ATGCCAATTTTCGACACGCGTGGCATCGGCGCCACGACGTTACTGAAGAAGACGTTCAAGGAATTCAGCAGCGATGACATGTCGACCTATGCGTCGGCACTGGCCTACCGCGCACTGTTTTCGCTGTTTCCCTTTCTGCTGTTTCTCCTGGCGCTGCTTGGCTTCTTGAACCTGTCGGATTTCTTCGACTGGATTCGCCAGCAGGCGGCCTTGGCGTTGCCACCGATGGCAATGGAGCAGGTCAACCCGGTGATCGACCAGTTGCAGCGGCAGCAGGGCGGCTTGTTGTCGTTCGGTATTCTGGCCGCGCTGTGGACGGCATCGGTTGGGTTCCGTTCGTTGATGAATGCGATGAACAGGGCCTACGACGTGCGCGAGGGGCGGCCGACCTGGAAGCTCATGCTGCTGTCGGTGCTCTATACCGTCGGCAGCGCAGTGCTGCTGCTGGCCTGCGCGATGCTGATGGTGCTCGGGCCGCAGGTGATGGGATGGCTGGCTGACCTGGTCGGCCTGCGCGACGTGGTGGTGGTGCTCTGGGCCTGGCTACGCTGGCCGGTGGTGATTTTTCTGATGATGCTGCTGGTCGCGGTGCTGTACTACGTCACGCCGGACGTGGAGCAGAAGTTTCGCTTCATCACGCCCGGCTCGGTGCTCGCAGTAGTGGTCTGGGTCGCCGCATCGCTTGCCTTCGGCATTTACGTGCAGAACTTCGCCGACTACAACGCCACCTACGGCAGCATCGGCGCCATCATCGTGCTGCTGCTGTTTTTCTATATCTCCGCCGCCGTGCTGCTGCTGGGCGCTGAGCTGAATGCGGTGATCGAGCACCATTCGGTGGACGGCAAGGACAAGGGCGACAAGGAGATCGAGCCCTGA
- a CDS encoding CsbD family protein, whose translation MSSTEDKMKGNANEAMGKIKQGVGGAMGNERLRREGENQEIKGDAQQVKGDAKDTIKKGVDRA comes from the coding sequence ATGAGCAGTACTGAAGACAAAATGAAAGGCAACGCCAACGAAGCCATGGGCAAGATCAAGCAGGGCGTTGGCGGCGCGATGGGCAACGAACGTCTGCGCCGCGAAGGCGAGAATCAGGAGATCAAGGGCGACGCCCAGCAGGTCAAGGGCGATGCCAAGGATACGATCAAGAAGGGCGTCGACCGGGCCTGA
- a CDS encoding lysylphosphatidylglycerol synthase transmembrane domain-containing protein, with protein sequence MSRGWWLLGGALVGAALIPLLLGGTGLFERLLQFSPQLLFMMLGMVLLGWYLNAFRLRLLVGRRLLGQRRAFGIVMATEFAICATPGGAGGPITLMALLMRQGVTPAKGTATYAVEQLSDLLFFACALVGVLIYAMTHALNAQMASLLGVSAALLLGVIVLLGLLGRFHRQVFRINGWIVRRFGMQAQRRRHWARKVLRFRNALLECFSLPRRVLLGVFGLTTLHWLLRFSVLYLTLHGLGSDLAWAWTFLVQMLALTAGQLSLLPGGAGSAELASAALLTPLVGKSTSAAAILIWRFVTYYFYLIAGAPVFLHLAGRPLFNRLVRARQCQG encoded by the coding sequence ATGAGCCGCGGCTGGTGGCTGCTTGGCGGCGCGCTTGTGGGCGCGGCGTTGATTCCTCTGCTGCTCGGCGGCACCGGCCTGTTCGAGCGATTGCTCCAGTTTTCCCCGCAACTGCTGTTCATGATGCTGGGTATGGTGTTGCTCGGTTGGTACCTCAATGCCTTTCGCCTGCGTCTGCTCGTCGGTCGGCGGCTGCTTGGCCAACGGCGCGCCTTCGGCATCGTGATGGCCACCGAGTTCGCGATTTGCGCTACGCCCGGTGGTGCCGGCGGGCCGATCACCCTGATGGCGCTGCTCATGCGCCAGGGCGTGACGCCTGCGAAGGGGACCGCGACCTATGCCGTGGAGCAGCTCAGCGATCTCCTGTTCTTCGCCTGTGCGCTGGTCGGTGTGCTGATCTATGCGATGACGCACGCGCTCAATGCGCAGATGGCCAGCCTGCTGGGCGTGAGTGCAGCTCTGCTGCTCGGTGTCATCGTATTGCTCGGACTGCTGGGGCGCTTCCATCGTCAGGTGTTTCGGATCAACGGCTGGATCGTGCGGCGCTTCGGCATGCAGGCGCAGCGCAGGCGTCACTGGGCGCGCAAGGTGTTGCGCTTTCGCAATGCGCTGCTGGAGTGCTTCAGCCTGCCGCGCCGCGTCCTGCTGGGGGTGTTCGGGCTCACCACGTTGCACTGGCTTCTGCGTTTCAGCGTGCTCTATCTGACACTGCACGGCCTGGGCAGCGATCTGGCGTGGGCCTGGACCTTTCTGGTGCAGATGCTCGCCTTGACCGCCGGCCAGCTGAGCCTGCTGCCCGGCGGGGCCGGCAGCGCCGAACTGGCTTCGGCGGCGTTGCTGACACCGTTGGTGGGCAAGTCCACCTCGGCCGCTGCGATCCTGATCTGGCGCTTCGTCACCTATTACTTCTACCTGATCGCCGGGGCGCCGGTGTTCCTGCACCTGGCCGGTCGTCCGCTGTTCAACCGTCTGGTGCGTGCGCGCCAGTGCCAGGGCTGA